The following coding sequences are from one Paenibacillus sp. FSL R5-0912 window:
- a CDS encoding ABC transporter permease encodes MRAKLRKELPLHLMLVPGLVMIILFSYVPMAGVMIAFQKFIPAKGLFGDQKWIGLDNFEYVMNLPSFTQVLWNTLFISSLKLILGLIIPLVFAILLNELTSNWIKRSVQTAIYLPYFLSWVVLGGILIDILSPSGGIVNEFLGWFGVSKIFFLGDNDWFPFTLITSDVWKNFGYGTIVYLAAITGIDPGLYEAATIDGANRWHKTWHITIPGIRMVIVLLSVLSLGQLLNAGFDQVFNLYSPQVYESGDILDTFVYRIGLLDAQYGVATAVGFFKSIISLTLISSSYFLAYRFAKYRIF; translated from the coding sequence AAAAGAACTGCCGCTTCATTTGATGCTTGTGCCGGGTCTGGTGATGATTATCCTGTTCTCTTATGTGCCCATGGCCGGTGTCATGATTGCCTTCCAGAAGTTCATTCCGGCCAAGGGGCTGTTCGGAGATCAGAAGTGGATCGGCCTGGATAACTTCGAATATGTGATGAATCTGCCGAGCTTCACGCAGGTCTTGTGGAATACGCTGTTTATTTCGAGTCTCAAGCTGATTCTGGGTCTGATTATTCCGCTTGTATTCGCAATACTGCTGAACGAGCTGACCAGTAATTGGATCAAAAGGTCCGTGCAGACCGCGATCTATCTGCCGTATTTTCTGTCCTGGGTCGTGCTTGGGGGGATATTGATTGATATTCTGTCCCCTTCGGGCGGGATCGTTAATGAATTTCTCGGGTGGTTCGGCGTCTCCAAGATCTTCTTCCTGGGCGACAATGACTGGTTCCCCTTCACGCTGATCACTTCGGATGTCTGGAAGAACTTCGGTTACGGCACCATTGTGTATCTGGCGGCGATTACGGGGATTGATCCCGGATTGTATGAAGCAGCTACCATTGACGGAGCTAACCGCTGGCACAAAACCTGGCATATTACCATTCCGGGTATACGCATGGTTATCGTTCTGCTGTCGGTGCTCAGTCTGGGACAGCTGCTGAATGCGGGATTCGATCAGGTCTTTAATCTGTACAGTCCGCAGGTCTATGAGAGCGGGGATATCCTGGACACCTTTGTCTACCGGATCGGTCTGCTGGATGCACAGTATGGAGTGGCGACCGCTGTCGGCTTCTTTAAATCAATCATCTCGCTCACCTTAATTTCCAGCTCCTATTTCCTGGCTTACCGTTTTGCCAAATACCGGATCTTTTAG
- a CDS encoding carbohydrate ABC transporter permease, translating into MVSLLCILPLIHIVAVSFSSSAAASAGYVRLWPVDFTLASYMYTMSRTEFWQSMLVSLTRIGIGTPLNLLLTILVAYPLSKESHALRFRSVYAWAFFVTMLFNGGLIPWYTTIKEYGLLDSIWALVLPGAVPVFSVVLLLNFFREIPKELEEAALIDGAGHFRTVWSIFVPISKPALATLALFSMVEHWNSWFDGLLLMGNPANYPLQSYIQTIVIQQNLSNMSRDAMLDLALISDRTLKSSQIFLGSLPIILAYPFLQKYFVKGIVLGSVKG; encoded by the coding sequence ATGGTTTCACTGCTGTGTATATTGCCTCTGATTCATATTGTAGCGGTATCCTTCAGCTCAAGTGCAGCGGCTTCCGCAGGGTATGTCAGGCTCTGGCCGGTAGACTTCACACTGGCCTCCTATATGTATACGATGAGCCGCACTGAATTCTGGCAGTCGATGCTTGTCTCCCTGACCCGAATCGGCATCGGAACTCCGCTGAATCTGCTTTTGACCATTCTGGTGGCGTATCCATTATCCAAAGAATCACATGCCCTGCGGTTCCGCAGCGTGTATGCCTGGGCTTTTTTCGTTACCATGCTGTTCAACGGGGGACTGATTCCCTGGTATACGACCATTAAAGAGTACGGCTTGCTAGACTCGATCTGGGCGCTTGTGCTGCCCGGTGCGGTTCCGGTGTTCAGTGTGGTGCTGCTGCTGAACTTCTTCCGGGAGATTCCGAAGGAGCTTGAAGAAGCGGCGCTCATTGACGGGGCAGGCCATTTCCGGACCGTGTGGTCCATCTTTGTACCCATTTCCAAGCCTGCGCTCGCTACACTTGCCTTATTCTCGATGGTTGAGCACTGGAATAGCTGGTTTGACGGCTTGCTGCTCATGGGGAATCCGGCCAATTATCCGCTCCAGAGCTATATTCAGACGATTGTCATCCAGCAGAATCTGTCGAACATGTCACGTGACGCGATGCTGGACCTGGCGCTGATCTCGGACCGGACGCTCAAATCCTCCCAGATCTTCCTCGGCTCCCTGCCGATTATCCTGGCGTATCCGTTCCTGCAGAAGTATTTCGTGAAGGGGATTGTACTCGGCAGTGTCAAAGGCTGA
- a CDS encoding sensor histidine kinase: MLFQKDFSLRNTIFLRMIVTFLLIMLPILIFAVYLYQWIVQTASVDIRSSASAQTVFYLSDMENEIERMKLLQYSLLEDEDLNKLALTWETLPTIDRTENLNSLMKRLFIVQNSSTYIKDVRVHIMTIGRTVSSVGGVREIELKRFREIRSVFGDRGSQVIEWEGGLYLSAMKQRGIKGAEPLLTVEIELDTQELRAALGQFNTYPGSGTLLLSDRASFALSSVTGDLAQSDPSQYSPKIRSVASGERLRIAGAPYYIVQAGSQELGLSIYRMIPEGIIKTPLSKFYTWAWVFAVAALAIIIAFALSTYKFIHKPMLTLVKSFRRMEQGDLDIHIKHESRDEFRYLYSRFNQMVSNLQSLIDQVYKQTIMAQRAELKQLQSQINPHFLYNSFFILNTMAKTGDTERIEQLTTMLGEYFQFVTRNASDLVTMEQEIHHARMYTEIQAMRFSRRIGVRFDPLSEELKRVSVPRLIVQPIVENAFKHSLEKKAAKGLIIVRFEQEGSEIRVIVEDNGDRLTDETLAQLNNSLNVCQEQAETTGLVNIHRRLRITFGEESGLLAERSALGGLRVTILLRAGGEHTGVQADDR; encoded by the coding sequence TTGTTGTTCCAAAAGGATTTCTCACTGCGCAATACGATCTTTCTGCGGATGATTGTGACCTTTCTGCTGATTATGCTGCCTATTCTTATCTTTGCCGTCTATTTGTATCAATGGATTGTGCAAACCGCAAGTGTGGACATTAGAAGCTCAGCCAGTGCCCAGACGGTATTCTATCTGAGTGATATGGAGAATGAGATCGAGCGGATGAAATTGCTGCAATACAGCCTGCTGGAGGATGAGGATCTGAACAAGCTGGCGCTGACCTGGGAGACGCTGCCGACCATTGACCGTACGGAGAACCTGAATTCGCTGATGAAGCGGTTGTTCATCGTGCAGAACAGCAGTACGTATATTAAGGACGTAAGGGTTCATATCATGACTATAGGCAGAACCGTCTCGTCCGTTGGCGGCGTACGTGAGATCGAGCTGAAGCGCTTCCGCGAGATTCGTTCGGTCTTCGGAGACCGCGGGTCCCAGGTGATTGAATGGGAGGGAGGCTTGTATCTTAGTGCGATGAAGCAGCGGGGCATCAAGGGGGCAGAGCCGCTTTTGACAGTTGAGATCGAGCTGGACACCCAGGAGCTGCGGGCGGCGCTGGGCCAATTCAACACCTATCCGGGCAGTGGTACGCTGCTGCTCTCAGACCGTGCAAGCTTTGCACTGTCCAGTGTAACGGGAGATCTGGCCCAGTCGGACCCTTCCCAGTACTCCCCCAAGATCCGCTCAGTTGCCTCCGGGGAGCGACTAAGGATTGCAGGGGCACCTTATTATATTGTCCAGGCGGGATCCCAGGAGCTGGGTTTGTCCATCTACCGGATGATCCCGGAAGGCATCATCAAGACCCCGCTAAGCAAATTCTACACCTGGGCCTGGGTATTTGCCGTAGCTGCGCTTGCCATCATCATTGCCTTTGCGCTGTCCACCTACAAGTTCATTCATAAGCCCATGCTGACGCTGGTGAAGAGCTTCAGGAGAATGGAGCAGGGAGATCTGGATATTCATATTAAGCATGAATCGAGGGATGAATTCCGGTATTTGTACAGCCGCTTCAATCAGATGGTAAGCAATCTGCAGTCCTTGATCGATCAGGTGTATAAGCAGACCATCATGGCGCAGCGGGCAGAGCTGAAGCAGCTGCAGTCACAGATTAATCCGCATTTTCTCTATAACAGCTTCTTCATTCTGAATACCATGGCCAAGACCGGCGACACCGAGCGGATCGAACAGCTTACGACCATGCTCGGCGAATACTTCCAATTTGTGACCCGGAACGCTTCCGATCTGGTCACCATGGAACAGGAGATTCATCATGCGCGGATGTATACAGAAATTCAAGCCATGCGCTTCTCCCGGCGGATCGGGGTCCGCTTCGATCCCCTGTCCGAGGAGCTGAAGCGGGTGTCCGTTCCCCGGTTGATTGTCCAGCCGATTGTGGAGAACGCGTTCAAGCATAGTCTGGAAAAGAAAGCGGCAAAGGGCTTGATCATTGTCCGCTTTGAGCAAGAGGGCTCTGAAATCCGTGTGATCGTGGAGGACAACGGAGACCGGCTCACAGATGAGACGCTGGCACAATTGAATAATTCCCTTAACGTGTGTCAGGAGCAGGCAGAGACGACCGGACTGGTGAACATTCACCGGCGCCTTCGCATTACCTTCGGGGAAGAGAGCGGCTTGCTCGCTGAGCGGAGTGCACTGGGCGGACTCAGGGTGACCATCCTTCTTAGAGCTGGAGGTGAGCATACGGGTGTACAGGCTGATGATCGTTGA
- a CDS encoding response regulator, which translates to MYRLMIVDDEEIITDGLAVIFGKMDLGLDIYKAYSGQEALDLLHRTRVDIVLSDICMPEMDGLELMEHIRKSWPQCKIVFLTGHSDFNYVYQAIQAPGVQYVLKNEGYPKLIEAVKRALLELKDTMQVNDLIRQSKEQLNTLETLAQGDYFRHLIHSVKMDQEVAEDFSRLQIPLDASKPMLIALGSISDPESSRTYSDRQETALAVKFLSEKLLKERTVSLGVIDRYGDLIWLIQPEQSRDLDRAETFEQLGKFLEGTFELIQQACRESLEVGIAITLSAEESHWARLPMLYDKARQVQHYRAGDGERMVQRVNLNEAAVPDPGRDRFLRDKVDTLAAHLEAGRKEEFLQLFGEMAGPAGQDRGRCNPYLTELYYTIALMLMSYINRWEADEAIGVSGLMQLEVHRTLGEAFRYLRDTAEFLFSVRKSGEQKRAAGVIDTICLYIEENLTQDLSLVRLSDVIHFNPSYLSRLFKQERGINLSEYIEDMRIRQAKDLLKRGELKVAEVGSLIGYVTPQSFTRVFKKWTGTTPQEYRTDMISG; encoded by the coding sequence GTGTACAGGCTGATGATCGTTGACGATGAAGAGATTATTACCGATGGCCTGGCGGTTATTTTTGGCAAAATGGACCTGGGTCTGGACATCTACAAGGCTTATTCGGGCCAGGAGGCGCTGGATCTGTTACACCGCACCCGGGTGGATATCGTTCTGTCCGATATATGTATGCCTGAAATGGACGGGCTGGAGCTGATGGAGCATATTCGCAAGAGCTGGCCACAGTGCAAAATCGTGTTCCTGACTGGACACAGCGACTTCAATTACGTCTATCAGGCGATACAGGCTCCGGGCGTTCAATATGTGCTCAAGAATGAAGGTTATCCGAAGCTGATTGAGGCGGTCAAACGTGCGCTTCTGGAGCTGAAGGACACGATGCAGGTCAATGATCTGATCCGTCAGTCCAAAGAGCAGCTTAACACGCTGGAGACCTTGGCTCAGGGAGATTACTTCCGCCATCTGATTCACAGTGTCAAAATGGATCAGGAGGTGGCGGAGGACTTCAGTCGGCTGCAGATTCCGCTGGATGCTTCAAAGCCTATGCTGATCGCACTGGGCAGCATAAGTGATCCTGAGTCCTCCCGGACCTATTCCGACCGCCAGGAGACAGCGCTTGCGGTTAAGTTCCTGTCGGAGAAGCTGCTGAAGGAGCGGACGGTAAGCCTCGGGGTCATCGACCGGTACGGCGACCTGATCTGGCTGATTCAGCCTGAGCAGTCAAGGGATCTGGATAGGGCGGAGACTTTTGAACAACTGGGCAAATTTCTGGAGGGTACCTTCGAGCTTATTCAACAAGCCTGCCGGGAGTCGCTGGAGGTCGGGATTGCCATTACCCTCAGTGCAGAAGAGTCGCATTGGGCCAGGCTTCCCATGCTGTACGACAAGGCAAGACAGGTGCAGCATTACCGCGCGGGTGACGGGGAACGGATGGTGCAGAGGGTGAACCTGAATGAGGCGGCTGTGCCGGACCCCGGCCGTGACCGGTTCCTGCGGGACAAGGTGGATACCTTGGCTGCGCATCTGGAGGCAGGCCGCAAGGAGGAGTTCCTTCAGCTGTTCGGGGAGATGGCCGGACCGGCGGGGCAGGACCGGGGAAGATGCAATCCTTATCTCACCGAGCTGTATTACACGATTGCCCTGATGCTGATGTCGTATATCAACCGCTGGGAAGCCGATGAGGCGATAGGCGTGAGCGGTCTGATGCAGCTGGAGGTCCACCGTACTCTGGGAGAAGCGTTCCGTTATCTGCGGGATACGGCAGAGTTTCTGTTCTCGGTCAGGAAGAGCGGGGAGCAGAAGCGGGCAGCGGGGGTCATTGATACAATCTGCTTATATATCGAAGAGAATCTTACCCAGGATCTGTCGCTGGTCCGGCTCTCGGATGTGATCCATTTCAATCCCTCCTATCTGTCCCGACTGTTCAAGCAGGAACGCGGAATAAATCTGTCCGAGTACATTGAAGACATGCGAATCCGCCAGGCCAAGGACCTGCTGAAGAGAGGGGAGCTGAAGGTCGCGGAGGTCGGTTCGTTAATCGGTTATGTGACCCCGCAATCCTTCACCCGGGTGTTCAAAAAGTGGACCGGAACTACGCCGCAGGAATACCGTACGGATATGATCAGCGGTTGA
- a CDS encoding glycosyl hydrolase family 8, with translation MSTTTEGSFYTQKYRNLFLENGLSSEAIAQRLEDTWNELFYGAPGVRIYHPMGDDKGYIVDTGNTDVRTEGMSYGMMMAVQMDKREEFDRLWKFAKVYMQHTEGRYKDYFAWHCKLDGTRLSPGPAPDGEEFFAMALFFASARWGDGAEPFNYSEQARIILRACVHKGEDGEGDPMWDPATRLIKFIPETPFSDPSYHLPHFYDLFALQADEADRAFWKDAAAKSRAYLHKACHPETGLSPEYANYDGTPAEPQPHGDFRHFFSDAYRVAANIGLDYEWFRCDPWQVGQSNRIQAFFRDIEPADYRRYTIDGQPFDEPSLHPVGLLATLAMASLAADGPDAGPFVKRFWNTPLRTGERRYYDNCLYFFTMLALSGNYRIYL, from the coding sequence ATGAGTACTACCACAGAAGGCTCCTTTTATACGCAAAAATACAGAAACCTGTTCCTTGAGAACGGCCTGTCGTCCGAGGCCATTGCGCAGAGACTTGAAGATACCTGGAACGAGCTTTTCTATGGCGCTCCCGGGGTCCGAATCTACCATCCTATGGGTGACGATAAGGGATATATCGTAGATACCGGCAATACCGATGTGCGTACCGAAGGCATGTCCTATGGGATGATGATGGCAGTTCAAATGGATAAAAGGGAGGAATTCGACCGGCTCTGGAAGTTCGCCAAGGTCTATATGCAGCATACGGAAGGCCGCTATAAGGATTATTTCGCCTGGCACTGCAAGCTGGACGGCACGCGGCTGTCTCCCGGTCCGGCACCGGACGGTGAAGAGTTCTTCGCCATGGCGCTGTTCTTTGCGTCGGCGCGCTGGGGCGACGGCGCCGAGCCGTTCAACTATTCTGAGCAGGCCAGAATCATTCTACGCGCCTGTGTGCACAAAGGCGAAGACGGAGAAGGCGATCCCATGTGGGATCCTGCAACCCGGCTGATTAAGTTCATTCCCGAGACCCCTTTCAGCGACCCTTCCTACCATTTGCCGCATTTCTATGACCTATTCGCTCTCCAGGCGGATGAGGCGGACCGGGCATTCTGGAAGGACGCGGCAGCCAAAAGCAGAGCCTATCTGCATAAAGCCTGCCATCCCGAAACCGGTCTGTCGCCGGAATACGCTAATTATGACGGGACTCCGGCTGAACCCCAGCCGCATGGGGACTTCCGCCATTTCTTCAGCGATGCGTACCGGGTCGCCGCCAATATCGGGCTAGACTATGAATGGTTCCGCTGTGACCCTTGGCAGGTCGGGCAGTCTAACCGGATTCAGGCGTTCTTCCGGGACATAGAGCCTGCGGATTACCGGCGTTATACTATTGACGGACAGCCGTTTGACGAGCCTTCCCTCCATCCCGTCGGCCTGCTGGCAACCCTGGCTATGGCCTCGCTTGCTGCCGATGGACCGGATGCCGGACCTTTCGTCAAGCGGTTCTGGAATACTCCGCTGCGCACCGGGGAGCGCAGGTATTATGACAATTGCCTGTACTTCTTCACTATGCTGGCGCTGAGCGGAAACTACCGGATTTATTTATAG
- a CDS encoding family 43 glycosylhydrolase, giving the protein MNKVQGPMKLTVYTRLPNQDYTASLSNSVHLACADDSGEFQPLNRNYGLLFAMATVDEDDVIHEKGLKNPYVFPTSGGTFGIVAVRVDALGEEDDESRGQILLWTSPDLISFEYQGLVPLDRERYVQEAVCGFDSTSGQYEIRWQDNDGCWYVNRLADLRKPELISPPEPAEPIAVERSAQPLPGTRPGNEITVDYAIGHRVQRAWTPVHNTGIRVAEQVSVRSADELITVRATAVYSDGSTADKQVAWDTEGIDFTVPGTYTVHGKVVTHDLPFPLASGYADPVILPWNGRYYFLATNDNVGDIGIYVRVADTLLGLFAPGFQEAVILDLNEELNFIQTFWAPEFHLIGGELYILFAVGGKVWGPQCHLMKLNQGGDIMNAADWSTPVRVRRMDGTPLTENGITLDMTYFKADETSCVVWSYRKGIGTPLDTGSMLYIATVNEADPAVLTSEPVLLSRPLLGWENVQGTINNEGPYPLITDDTVYIAYSGGAATGYTYAVGWLSIPRGGDYLDAGAWSKAGTPALSYYSLEEIYGPGHNSFFQDVDGTVLVLYHGEEQLVKHGTRCSAMHRVHFNSEGRPLLDVANERDVHPDYADCVIQVTVQSI; this is encoded by the coding sequence ATGAATAAGGTGCAGGGTCCTATGAAGCTTACAGTCTATACACGATTGCCGAACCAGGATTACACGGCGTCTCTAAGCAACAGCGTTCATCTTGCCTGTGCAGATGACTCTGGCGAATTTCAGCCCCTGAACCGGAACTATGGCCTGTTATTCGCCATGGCTACCGTGGATGAGGACGATGTGATTCATGAAAAAGGACTTAAAAATCCCTATGTATTCCCCACATCCGGCGGTACTTTCGGCATTGTAGCGGTAAGAGTAGATGCCTTAGGGGAGGAAGACGACGAGAGCAGAGGGCAGATTCTACTGTGGACTTCGCCGGATCTGATCAGCTTCGAGTATCAGGGCCTTGTGCCCTTGGACAGGGAGAGGTACGTCCAAGAAGCTGTCTGCGGATTCGACAGCACCAGCGGACAATACGAGATTCGCTGGCAGGATAACGATGGCTGCTGGTATGTGAACCGGCTGGCCGACCTGCGGAAGCCCGAGCTTATTTCGCCGCCGGAACCTGCGGAACCCATTGCGGTAGAGCGGTCGGCTCAACCGCTGCCCGGAACCCGTCCGGGGAATGAGATTACGGTGGATTATGCCATCGGCCATAGAGTACAGAGGGCCTGGACCCCGGTGCATAACACCGGTATCCGCGTGGCAGAGCAGGTCAGTGTCCGCTCTGCCGACGAATTGATAACGGTGAGAGCCACCGCAGTGTACTCTGACGGCTCCACGGCAGACAAGCAGGTAGCCTGGGATACCGAAGGTATTGACTTTACGGTGCCCGGAACCTATACCGTGCATGGTAAGGTAGTCACGCACGACCTTCCGTTCCCCTTGGCAAGCGGCTATGCCGACCCGGTAATCCTCCCTTGGAACGGCAGGTATTATTTCCTTGCCACCAATGATAATGTTGGTGATATCGGCATCTATGTCCGCGTGGCAGATACCTTGCTGGGCTTATTCGCCCCTGGCTTCCAAGAAGCCGTTATTCTGGATCTGAATGAGGAGCTGAATTTCATCCAGACCTTCTGGGCACCGGAATTTCATCTCATCGGCGGCGAGTTGTACATTCTGTTCGCCGTAGGCGGCAAAGTATGGGGGCCGCAGTGCCATCTCATGAAGCTGAACCAGGGCGGCGACATTATGAATGCCGCCGATTGGAGCACTCCAGTCCGGGTGAGACGGATGGACGGTACTCCTTTGACGGAAAACGGCATTACGCTGGATATGACTTATTTCAAGGCAGATGAGACTTCCTGTGTCGTCTGGTCATACCGCAAAGGAATCGGAACGCCGCTGGACACCGGCTCCATGCTGTATATCGCAACCGTTAATGAAGCGGACCCGGCGGTATTAACCAGCGAGCCGGTGCTGCTCTCGCGTCCGCTGCTGGGCTGGGAGAATGTTCAGGGCACGATCAATAACGAAGGACCTTATCCGCTGATTACGGATGATACCGTGTACATTGCTTATTCCGGCGGAGCTGCAACGGGGTATACCTATGCGGTGGGATGGTTAAGCATTCCACGAGGCGGCGATTATCTGGATGCCGGGGCATGGAGCAAAGCCGGTACCCCTGCATTGTCTTACTACTCACTGGAAGAGATCTACGGTCCCGGACACAACTCGTTCTTCCAGGATGTTGACGGCACGGTGCTAGTCCTGTATCACGGGGAAGAGCAGCTGGTGAAGCATGGGACGAGATGCTCGGCGATGCACAGAGTCCATTTTAACAGCGAGGGTAGGCCGCTACTCGATGTAGCCAATGAACGAGATGTACACCCGGATTACGCCGATTGCGTTATACAGGTGACGGTGCAATCTATATAA
- a CDS encoding family 43 glycosylhydrolase yields the protein MTQQQGFNPYLPSWEYIPDAEPYVFEGRVYVYGSHDRFNGHAFCLNDYACWSAPEDNLADWQYEGVIYRTTDDPLNPEGSMCLYAPDVTKGPDGRYYLYYVLDKVPVVSVAVCDKPGGKYEFYGYVTYGDGTRLGEREGDEPQFDPGVLTEGDTTYLYTGFCGYGDKSRHGAMATVLGPDMLTIIEEPVFVAPSQPYSEGTGFEGFEFFEAPSIRKRGDIYYLIYSSISMHELCYATSKHPTRDFVYQGVIVSNCDLHIDTYKPADQPMYYGGNNHGSIVEVNGEWYIFYHRHTNGTAFSRQGCIERIEFCADGTIPQVEITSCGPNGGPLEGRGEYPAYLACHLFCKDQEMYTGGFGRIGAWMDSRFPKITQDGRDGDEETGYIANMTDSATAGFKYFNCEGVTRVSIKVRGYCHGEFEVKAAWDGPALGRIPVGFTNVWKEYTTEVEIPDGIQALYFTYTGNGGAQFASFTLE from the coding sequence ATGACGCAACAACAGGGATTCAATCCGTATCTTCCATCCTGGGAATATATCCCAGATGCTGAACCTTATGTATTTGAAGGCAGAGTGTATGTGTATGGCTCACATGACCGGTTCAACGGACACGCCTTCTGTCTGAATGACTATGCCTGCTGGTCTGCGCCGGAGGACAATCTAGCCGATTGGCAGTATGAAGGTGTGATCTACCGGACTACGGATGACCCGCTGAACCCGGAAGGCAGCATGTGCCTCTACGCACCGGATGTGACGAAGGGCCCGGACGGGCGGTATTATCTCTACTATGTACTGGACAAAGTTCCTGTCGTATCGGTGGCTGTCTGCGACAAGCCGGGCGGCAAATATGAATTCTATGGCTATGTAACCTACGGTGACGGCACGCGTCTGGGCGAACGGGAAGGCGATGAGCCGCAGTTTGACCCGGGGGTATTGACCGAAGGCGATACTACCTACCTGTACACCGGCTTCTGCGGATACGGGGACAAGTCCAGACACGGCGCCATGGCTACCGTGCTGGGTCCTGACATGCTTACGATTATTGAGGAGCCTGTGTTCGTGGCACCAAGCCAGCCATACAGCGAGGGAACCGGATTTGAAGGCTTTGAGTTCTTCGAGGCCCCGTCCATCCGCAAAAGAGGGGATATCTACTACCTGATCTATTCTTCGATCTCGATGCATGAGCTGTGTTATGCGACCAGTAAGCATCCGACCCGGGACTTCGTCTATCAGGGTGTCATTGTAAGCAATTGCGATCTGCATATCGATACGTATAAGCCTGCGGACCAGCCAATGTATTATGGCGGCAATAACCATGGCAGTATCGTAGAAGTTAATGGAGAATGGTATATCTTCTACCATCGCCATACCAACGGCACAGCGTTCTCCCGCCAGGGCTGTATCGAGCGGATTGAATTCTGCGCAGACGGCACAATCCCCCAGGTGGAGATTACCTCCTGCGGTCCGAACGGAGGTCCGCTCGAAGGGCGCGGCGAATATCCGGCGTATCTGGCCTGCCATTTGTTCTGCAAGGATCAGGAGATGTACACCGGAGGTTTCGGCCGGATTGGAGCCTGGATGGACAGCCGTTTCCCGAAGATTACCCAGGACGGCAGAGACGGCGATGAAGAGACAGGATATATTGCCAATATGACCGATTCGGCTACCGCAGGATTCAAATATTTCAATTGTGAAGGGGTTACCCGGGTCTCCATCAAGGTGCGCGGCTATTGCCACGGCGAGTTTGAGGTGAAAGCGGCCTGGGACGGACCTGCACTTGGACGTATCCCGGTAGGGTTCACGAATGTCTGGAAAGAGTACACTACGGAAGTGGAGATTCCAGACGGCATTCAGGCGCTGTATTTCACGTACACCGGCAACGGCGGCGCCCAGTTTGCTTCATTTACGCTGGAATAA
- a CDS encoding helix-turn-helix transcriptional regulator has protein sequence MYEHRYRENKLHGQPEFPLHIYRVEHQDRVHSILPVHWHNEMEIIYLAEGRATFYVESREFTIQAGDALIVHPGELHSGMDTVSGGTCYYSIVFKCSWLSSPYPDRVQELFLDPLMQGTTRLPALLSAADDTHISLLDLVKELLNRYEHQSVGYELSLKALLLLLIADSHQYGLTGKNPELEPRQGREYNRQIREVLSYMEEHSRDRLDLDQLASVVSLSRSHFCKFFKAQTGMRPMEYLNYIRISQAASLLRSGSYNVLEAALESGYQHVSYFSKWFRHYMNMTPSDYKARYSSGV, from the coding sequence ATGTACGAACACCGTTACCGCGAGAACAAGCTGCATGGTCAGCCTGAATTCCCGCTTCATATCTACCGGGTGGAGCATCAGGACCGCGTTCATTCGATTCTTCCCGTGCATTGGCATAACGAAATGGAGATCATCTATTTAGCGGAGGGCCGGGCTACCTTCTATGTCGAGAGCCGGGAGTTCACCATTCAGGCAGGCGATGCCCTGATTGTTCACCCGGGAGAACTTCATTCAGGCATGGATACTGTCTCCGGAGGCACCTGCTACTACTCCATCGTGTTCAAATGCTCCTGGCTGTCTTCACCGTATCCGGACCGGGTGCAGGAGCTGTTCCTGGACCCTCTAATGCAGGGGACAACCCGGCTGCCTGCCTTGTTATCTGCTGCGGATGATACCCATATTTCACTGCTCGATCTGGTAAAAGAGCTGCTGAACCGCTATGAGCATCAGTCTGTGGGGTATGAACTGAGCTTGAAGGCTCTCCTGCTGCTGCTCATTGCAGACAGCCATCAATACGGGCTGACCGGGAAGAATCCGGAGCTGGAACCCCGTCAAGGTCGCGAATACAACCGGCAAATCAGGGAAGTGCTGAGCTATATGGAGGAGCATTCCCGTGACAGACTGGATTTGGATCAGCTTGCCTCTGTCGTATCACTTAGCCGCTCGCATTTCTGCAAGTTTTTCAAAGCCCAGACCGGTATGCGCCCGATGGAATATCTGAACTATATCCGCATCAGCCAGGCGGCCAGTCTGCTCCGCAGCGGATCATACAACGTGCTGGAGGCTGCACTTGAGTCGGGCTATCAGCACGTCAGCTACTTCTCGAAGTGGTTCAGGCATTATATGAACATGACGCCTTCGGACTATAAGGCCCGTTATTCTTCCGGGGTGTAG